A segment of the Halovivax limisalsi genome:
GGTCGAGACCCAGGAGGTCGAGACGATGCTCTCCGAGGAGACGCTCATCGAGTGGTTCAACGTCGACCCCGAGGGCGTACTGGTCGGGCAAACCCTCGCGGACGCGGGTGTCCGCGAACGGACCGGGGTCTCGGTCGTCGCCATCCAGCGCGACGGCGACGTCCTCTCGCCGCCGACCCCCGACACCGTGGTCGAGGCCGACGACACGGTCGTCGTCATCGGCGAGCGCGAGGGCTGCCAGGCGTTCGAGTCGCTGATCTCGGGTGACGGCGAGTGACGAGATGACCGTGCGACTCCCCCAGAGACGACGAGCCGACGCTCCCGAGCGATCGGGCGAACGGTGGCGGCCACCTGGTTGGGTGCAGGGCTGGAACGGCCGTATCACCGGTCGGGGCGACGGCGTCGAGGGTGTCCGATGGCCGAGGTGAGCCTGTTCGCGGTCGGCGTCCTGTTCACCACGGCCGCGATCGGCGGCGTCGTCGCCGACCGGCTCGGCCAGTCGGTGATCCCGTTCTACATCCTCGGCGGGATGGGACTCGGGCCGTTCGTCCTCGGACGAGCCCCCGAGGTCCTGCCCGCCATCGAGGTCGCGGGTGTCGATCTGGTCGCGCAGGCGAGCACCCTCGCGGTCGACGGGTCGGCCGGCTTCGTCGAACTCGGCGCCGAACTCGGGATCGTCCTCCTGCTGTTCTTCCTGGGCCTGGAGTTCAACTTAGAGCGGCTGTTCGCCTCTCGGCGGAAGATCGGCACGGCCGGCACGATCGACCTGCTCAACTTCGTCGTCGGGTTCGCCCTCGGCTGGGTGCTCTTCGACGGCGCGTTCGCCGCGTTCCTCGTCGCCGGCATCGTCTACATCTCCTCGTCGGCGATCATCACCAAGTCGCTGATCGACCTGGGCTGGATCGCGAACGACGAGGCGAACCCGATCCTCGGCATCCTCGTCTTCGAGGACCTCTTCATCGCGATCTACCTGGCGATCGCGACGGCCCTCGCGACCGGCGGTGGCGGCGCCGGCGAGGCGCTATCGTCGGTCGCCGTCGGCATGGGGTTCATCCTCGCGCTGCTCGCCTTCGTCGCCGTCGGCGACGCCGTCTTCCAGCGACTGCTCGAGGACGCGTCCCACGAGATCACCGTCATCCGGACGCTCGGCGTCACGATCCTGATCGCCGGCGGCGCCTACGCCCTCGGCGTGAGCGAGGCGGTCGCCGCCTTCTTCGTCGGGATGGGCTTTTCGGCGACCGACCACGTCCACGACCTCGAACGCCTGCTGGAACCGCTCCGCGACGCCTTCGCTGCGCTCTTCTTCCTCTGGATCGGGCTGCTCACCGACCCGACGACGTTCGGGCCGGTGCTCGGGCTCATCGCCGTCGCGGTCGTCCTCACCACGGGCTCGAAGCTCGTCAGCGCGTACTGGGGCGGCCGCGTCTACGGTCTCTCGCCGCGGCGGTCGATCCGCGTGGCGCTCGGATTGACCACCCGCGGGGAGTTCTCGCTGATCGTCGCGAGCGTCGCCCTGACCGCGGGCGCGAACGGCGTCGTCCCGAACGGCGTCGCAGACGAGATCTACGCGCTGGCCGTCGGATACGTGCTCGCGATGAGCATCCTCGGGACGACGCTCATGGGCTACTCTGATCGGATCGAGTCGGCGCTCGTCCCGCGCCTCCCGGGCGGGTCGACGCCGGCCGGCGCCGGCGGCGAGTGATATTGGGTCGAACGGCCCGAGATTCGCTGGCGGGTTTCGAACGGTCCCGAAACCCGTTCGCCGGCCGTCGACCGATCCTCAGAACGCTTAAGGTGGGTCGCTAGAAGCCATTGAGCATGAACCTGAGCGTCGAAACCGTACGGGAGTTGCAACGTCCCCCACCGAGCGGCGGCGATCGACCGGCGGACGGAGCCTCCTGACAGATGAGCGACGAGGAACTCGCGAAGGACCTCGGGCTGGTCTCGGCGCTGATGATCGGGATCGGCACCATGATGGGCGCCGGGATTTTCGTCCTCCCGGGCATCGCTTCACGGGAGGCGGGCCCGATCGTCGT
Coding sequences within it:
- a CDS encoding cation:proton antiporter regulatory subunit, with amino-acid sequence MDIYESDLPGVGKKHEVELEDDARLVVITHNTGKREVYRKETPDSDGEKLFELSDRLARTVGTILEGAYFQPVETQEVETMLSEETLIEWFNVDPEGVLVGQTLADAGVRERTGVSVVAIQRDGDVLSPPTPDTVVEADDTVVVIGEREGCQAFESLISGDGE
- a CDS encoding cation:proton antiporter, producing the protein MAEVSLFAVGVLFTTAAIGGVVADRLGQSVIPFYILGGMGLGPFVLGRAPEVLPAIEVAGVDLVAQASTLAVDGSAGFVELGAELGIVLLLFFLGLEFNLERLFASRRKIGTAGTIDLLNFVVGFALGWVLFDGAFAAFLVAGIVYISSSAIITKSLIDLGWIANDEANPILGILVFEDLFIAIYLAIATALATGGGGAGEALSSVAVGMGFILALLAFVAVGDAVFQRLLEDASHEITVIRTLGVTILIAGGAYALGVSEAVAAFFVGMGFSATDHVHDLERLLEPLRDAFAALFFLWIGLLTDPTTFGPVLGLIAVAVVLTTGSKLVSAYWGGRVYGLSPRRSIRVALGLTTRGEFSLIVASVALTAGANGVVPNGVADEIYALAVGYVLAMSILGTTLMGYSDRIESALVPRLPGGSTPAGAGGE